In the Desulfosporosinus acidiphilus SJ4 genome, AACATTCCCGCGCCGATAATACTCCCTATGGCCAACATGGTTAAGGAAAATGCCGACATTTTGGAAGATTTGTTCTGTACCGAAGTCAAATTTCTTGCTTCCTTTCCTATAAAATGTTTGTGATTTGACCTTTTCAGTATATGCATGTAGATTTGTTCCTATCCAGAGGGTGATATCATCAGGCCGTTTCTAAGAAAGGCGGCCTTGTTTCATTTAGGGATCTTTTCAGTTATAAAAAATATTAAAAAAGCACACCTCAAATATTGGATAGCCAACATTTGGGGTGCGCTTTTGAGATTGGCGGTTTCCTCTTAGCGGCCGCCAAGATCATAGGGCGTTTCTTGGTAGACGTAATAATTCAACCAGTTCTGAAAGAGTAAATTTGTATGTGAGCGCCACAGGTGAACGGGAGTTTTCGTGGGATCGTTGTTAGGGAAGTAGTTGTTGGGAAGAGCTATTGGGAGACCTTTGGCAAGATCCCGGTCATATTCTTCTTTGAGGGTTAAGGTATCATACTCAGAATGACCGGTGACAAAGACCTGGCGCCTATCCTTGGAAACAACAATGTAAACTCCTGCTTCGCTGGACTCGGATAAAATCTCTAATTCGGGATGCTTAGCGAGGTCGCTGCGTTTGGTTTCCGTATGACGGGAGTGGGGAACATAGAATTCGTCATCAAAACCCCGCAGGAGCTGCATACCGTTGAAGCCGCTCTTATTGACATCATGTTGAAAGATACCGAACAACTTTTCAGGCAAAGGGTATTTGGGAATACCATAATGGTGATACAATCCGGCCTGAGCTCCCCAGCAAATGTGAAACGTCGATGTGACGTGAGTTGTTGACCAATCCATAATTTCCTGCAGGTCCTTCCAGTAGGTAACTTCTTCGAAGTCTAAGTGTTCTACCGGTGCCCCTGTGATAATCATGCCATCATAGTTGTGGTTCTTTATATCACTAAAACTTTGATAAAAAGCATCTAAGTGTTCTTGAGAGGTGTTTTTGGACTGATGGCTTTCAATTCGCAAAAGAACGATTTCGACTTGCAAGGGGGAATTTCCGAGCAGTCTTAAGAGTTGAGTTTCTGTGGTTTCTTTGCGGGGCATAAGATTAAGGATCACAATTTTCAAGGGGCGAATATCTTGGTGAAAAGCACGTTCGTAACCCATGACGAAAATATTTTCTTGATTGAGTATTTCCATAGCCGGTAAATGTTCCGGGATTTTAATCGGCATTTAACTAAACCTCCGTTTCACTTCAGATAGATAAAGAATTTTGAAAACTCA is a window encoding:
- the metA gene encoding homoserine O-acetyltransferase MetA; protein product: MPIKIPEHLPAMEILNQENIFVMGYERAFHQDIRPLKIVILNLMPRKETTETQLLRLLGNSPLQVEIVLLRIESHQSKNTSQEHLDAFYQSFSDIKNHNYDGMIITGAPVEHLDFEEVTYWKDLQEIMDWSTTHVTSTFHICWGAQAGLYHHYGIPKYPLPEKLFGIFQHDVNKSGFNGMQLLRGFDDEFYVPHSRHTETKRSDLAKHPELEILSESSEAGVYIVVSKDRRQVFVTGHSEYDTLTLKEEYDRDLAKGLPIALPNNYFPNNDPTKTPVHLWRSHTNLLFQNWLNYYVYQETPYDLGGR